Proteins encoded together in one Alteribacter keqinensis window:
- a CDS encoding DUF3006 domain-containing protein, translating into MGKKQAVLDRIEDGQWAVLLVGEEEKEVILPIQKVPPKSKEGDWFIVTFVEDTVSSVVLDEEKTTSMQSSIQSKLQQLKKKKQSRYKNEK; encoded by the coding sequence ATGGGAAAAAAACAAGCTGTGCTCGACCGGATTGAAGATGGTCAGTGGGCAGTGCTTCTTGTTGGCGAAGAAGAAAAGGAAGTAATCCTACCAATACAGAAAGTGCCTCCTAAAAGTAAGGAAGGGGACTGGTTCATTGTCACCTTCGTCGAAGACACCGTATCGAGTGTGGTACTCGATGAGGAAAAAACAACATCGATGCAAAGTTCCATTCAATCCAAGCTCCAGCAGCTGAAAAAGAAAAAACAGAGCCGTTATAAGAATGAAAAGTAA
- a CDS encoding ABC transporter permease has protein sequence MRQWTVLYKKELKEQWRSFKWLWVPLVFMLLGMMQPVTAFYLPEIMEQFGGLPEGAVFDISLPGGGQVIAETLGQFSQIGTLILVLAFMGTIVNERVQGTWVMVLVKPVSYANFITAKWAGVATIVTVSYVLGLAAGIYYTVLLIESVPVGPVISGALIFLLWLLFLITLLLLFSSLFKSSAAVAFLTLGIAIVLSLISGVLPEVMEWSPGMLTSHSYEWLITGEPREGLWLPITVTAVLIACMISLSVYSVKRKEVISS, from the coding sequence ATGAGGCAGTGGACGGTTTTATACAAAAAAGAGCTGAAAGAGCAGTGGCGCAGCTTTAAGTGGCTGTGGGTCCCCCTTGTGTTTATGCTCCTTGGCATGATGCAGCCTGTCACGGCTTTTTATCTGCCGGAGATCATGGAGCAGTTTGGCGGGCTTCCTGAAGGAGCGGTTTTTGATATTTCGTTACCCGGAGGGGGGCAGGTGATTGCAGAAACTCTCGGTCAGTTTAGTCAGATTGGTACGTTAATCCTCGTTCTGGCCTTTATGGGAACTATTGTAAATGAGCGTGTGCAGGGGACGTGGGTTATGGTCCTCGTGAAGCCTGTTTCCTATGCTAACTTTATTACTGCAAAATGGGCCGGTGTTGCGACAATTGTAACAGTATCTTACGTGCTGGGTCTGGCTGCTGGCATTTATTATACCGTTCTGCTTATAGAATCAGTACCTGTTGGTCCGGTTATAAGTGGTGCACTCATTTTTCTGCTCTGGCTTTTGTTTCTTATTACGCTGTTACTGTTATTCAGCAGTCTTTTTAAATCGAGCGCGGCTGTGGCTTTTTTAACCCTCGGTATCGCGATCGTACTTTCCCTGATAAGCGGGGTGTTACCTGAAGTTATGGAATGGTCTCCCGGTATGCTTACCTCACACAGTTATGAATGGTTGATCACGGGAGAACCACGTGAGGGGCTCTGGCTTCCCATCACGGTAACCGCAGTTCTCATTGCATGTATGATCTCGCTGAGTGTGTACAGTGTAAAACGTAAGGAAGTCATATCATCGTAA
- a CDS encoding ABC transporter ATP-binding protein — MSVISTEQLTKSFGGVKAIKELDIIIREGACTALLGPNGAGKTTTLNMLAGLSKPTSGKVRFLEKDGGDHRGHIGYLPQYPTFYGWMSGIEYVSYLGELSGLPKKDAVRKGKELLSLVGLEKDMKKKTAGYSGGMKQRLGIAQALIHDPKLVILDEPVSALDPHGRREVLELMREMKKKTTILFSTHVLHDAEEISDDIYIMKEGKVIAEGSLVELQKKYQQPAVHIETEKNLNEWSENLLTAEWIRNAEIKEKAVTLTVSDLHQARVAILNDPAFHLLQPVRFEIVKTSLEDLFMQVTKS; from the coding sequence ATGAGTGTGATTAGTACAGAGCAATTAACGAAGTCCTTCGGCGGGGTGAAGGCAATAAAGGAACTCGATATTATAATTCGGGAGGGAGCCTGTACAGCCTTGCTTGGCCCAAATGGGGCAGGGAAGACGACGACTCTTAACATGCTGGCAGGCTTAAGCAAGCCAACCTCAGGGAAGGTGAGGTTTCTGGAGAAAGACGGAGGAGATCACCGGGGGCATATTGGATACTTGCCTCAGTACCCGACATTTTACGGTTGGATGAGCGGGATTGAGTATGTGAGCTATCTGGGGGAACTGTCGGGCTTGCCGAAAAAAGATGCGGTTCGTAAAGGGAAGGAGCTTCTTTCCCTTGTGGGACTTGAAAAAGATATGAAGAAAAAGACTGCCGGTTATTCCGGCGGGATGAAACAGCGGCTCGGTATAGCACAGGCGTTGATTCATGATCCGAAACTGGTTATTCTTGACGAGCCTGTGTCGGCACTTGACCCCCACGGCAGGAGGGAAGTCCTTGAACTTATGAGGGAAATGAAGAAAAAAACGACCATTTTGTTTTCGACGCATGTCCTTCATGATGCTGAAGAGATAAGTGATGACATTTATATCATGAAAGAAGGGAAAGTGATCGCTGAAGGAAGTCTTGTGGAGCTTCAGAAAAAATATCAGCAGCCGGCCGTACATATTGAAACCGAGAAAAACCTGAACGAATGGAGCGAAAATCTTCTTACGGCGGAGTGGATAAGAAATGCAGAAATCAAAGAGAAGGCGGTTACATTAACGGTGAGTGATTTACATCAGGCAAGAGTTGCAATCCTTAATGACCCTGCGTTTCATCTTCTGCAGCCTGTCCGTTTTGAAATTGTAAAAACAAGTCTGGAGGATTTGTTTATGCAGGTGACGAAATCATGA
- a CDS encoding PLD nuclease N-terminal domain-containing protein, translating to MESINWTLVTPILVIQLILMTAALIDCIKKDKVNGPKWLWVLVIIFANMIGPVLYFIFGRKPNE from the coding sequence ATGGAATCCATTAACTGGACACTTGTGACACCGATACTTGTCATTCAGCTTATTTTAATGACTGCAGCATTAATCGATTGTATAAAAAAGGATAAGGTTAACGGACCCAAATGGCTTTGGGTTCTTGTTATTATTTTCGCTAATATGATCGGTCCTGTCCTCTACTTTATTTTCGGAAGGAAACCTAACGAATGA
- a CDS encoding C40 family peptidase, producing the protein MSKNVIIFLIILTTGFLMHFFSEFSLVRTTDSFDNATQSVSVSLPELSGLEETTVSFDQLGKDLGGTPYNGRGKSPEQGFSTATLTQYMYEQIEGVLLSRHARLQQELGKKVKRSVLKEGDLLFFKGNKSTLTGIYLSNHDFVTATKDGVAIRNLSQDAYWKKRFIEGRRLTDKEKKMLTPATHLKHSHPAITEAISLLHRPYRLTGDTLAAFDCSFLVQHAFEVMNIHLPRITYHQFEVGETIPLEKAKPGDVIYFSGTWQKGISHTGIYLGERFFIHASGEEGETTISYLGDSWMRHFTGVKRFDTLQVNRNHPIVDKAYGLLNVPYHRKGSSPEKGFNRSGFLHYLYYRYDRNFPRSLKKQWQYGETVKHGDEQPGDVFFFRSDNNNPLPAIYIGNTQLIVVREDDGVSIVDPRFSHYWTKERLMGIKRYELEEE; encoded by the coding sequence ATGAGCAAAAACGTAATCATATTTTTAATTATCCTGACAACAGGTTTTCTGATGCACTTTTTTTCAGAGTTCTCCTTGGTTAGAACAACAGATTCCTTCGACAATGCTACTCAGTCTGTCAGTGTTTCACTGCCTGAACTTTCTGGCCTGGAAGAGACCACGGTTTCCTTTGACCAGTTAGGGAAAGACCTCGGCGGTACACCTTATAACGGGAGGGGAAAGTCGCCTGAACAGGGATTTTCCACAGCCACACTGACCCAGTACATGTACGAACAGATTGAGGGAGTACTCCTGTCCCGCCATGCCCGGCTTCAGCAGGAACTCGGAAAAAAGGTGAAGAGATCCGTACTTAAGGAAGGAGATCTCTTGTTCTTTAAAGGGAACAAAAGCACACTCACAGGTATTTACCTTTCTAATCATGACTTTGTTACAGCTACAAAAGACGGCGTTGCCATTCGTAACCTTTCACAGGATGCTTACTGGAAAAAACGCTTTATTGAAGGCAGGCGTCTGACAGATAAAGAAAAAAAGATGCTTACACCTGCAACCCATTTAAAACACAGTCACCCTGCCATAACAGAAGCTATCTCTCTTTTACATCGACCCTACAGACTTACCGGGGATACTCTCGCTGCCTTTGACTGCTCATTTCTTGTTCAGCACGCTTTTGAAGTGATGAATATTCACCTGCCACGCATCACCTATCACCAGTTTGAAGTTGGAGAAACCATTCCTTTGGAAAAGGCAAAACCGGGTGATGTCATCTATTTTTCCGGAACCTGGCAGAAAGGAATTTCTCATACGGGAATCTATTTAGGCGAACGTTTTTTTATTCATGCCAGTGGTGAAGAAGGAGAAACAACGATCTCATATCTGGGTGATTCCTGGATGCGCCACTTTACAGGTGTAAAGAGGTTTGACACGCTTCAGGTTAACCGCAATCATCCGATTGTCGATAAGGCATACGGGCTCCTTAACGTCCCTTATCATCGAAAGGGCAGTTCCCCTGAGAAAGGATTTAACCGGAGCGGGTTTCTTCATTACCTTTATTACAGGTATGATCGAAATTTTCCCCGTTCCCTGAAAAAGCAGTGGCAGTATGGAGAAACTGTGAAACACGGTGATGAACAACCAGGTGATGTATTCTTTTTCCGCTCAGATAATAACAATCCCCTTCCTGCCATCTACATCGGCAATACGCAGCTGATTGTTGTAAGAGAAGATGACGGGGTTTCCATTGTCGATCCACGGTTCAGCCACTATTGGACCAAAGAAAGGCTGATGGGTATCAAACGTTACGAATTAGAAGAGGAATAA
- a CDS encoding DUF6612 family protein, with protein MKKVLLASCLSGVIILTAACSAESDDGLTAEEILLKSEEAMEELTSYSMSMKSTQEMSADGDTQEMDMESEIDVLMEPLTMFQTTTMDMMGISMNYDTYFSEEHGFFMEDPNAGGWFKLPDSFMEEMMALSDVQMSPEEQLQPFKDNIEELTVETEEDHYIVTLKGDGLDTDALKEQISSITGDGMSEMYGDALDSMDVHELEYELFIDRETFYNTEANIYMDTTVDDGMFELDLKQNIHILFTNFNGIDDLEVPGEVIENAEEVSEEDLFGGF; from the coding sequence ATGAAGAAAGTATTATTGGCAAGCTGCCTATCCGGTGTAATCATCCTCACCGCAGCTTGTTCAGCTGAGAGTGATGACGGATTAACAGCCGAAGAAATCCTTCTCAAGTCAGAAGAAGCCATGGAAGAGCTCACCAGCTACTCTATGAGTATGAAAAGTACTCAGGAAATGAGTGCGGACGGAGATACTCAGGAAATGGATATGGAATCAGAGATTGATGTTCTTATGGAACCATTAACAATGTTCCAGACAACGACAATGGATATGATGGGCATTTCCATGAACTATGATACGTACTTCTCGGAAGAACACGGCTTTTTCATGGAAGACCCAAATGCAGGAGGCTGGTTTAAACTTCCCGACTCTTTTATGGAGGAAATGATGGCACTATCAGATGTTCAGATGAGTCCTGAAGAACAGCTGCAGCCATTTAAAGACAACATCGAAGAACTGACTGTGGAAACAGAGGAAGATCACTATATCGTGACATTGAAAGGGGACGGCCTTGATACGGACGCCCTGAAAGAACAGATTTCATCCATTACAGGCGACGGTATGAGTGAAATGTATGGTGATGCTCTGGACAGCATGGACGTTCACGAACTTGAGTATGAATTGTTTATTGACCGTGAAACGTTCTACAACACAGAAGCGAATATTTATATGGACACTACTGTTGATGACGGAATGTTTGAGCTTGATTTGAAGCAGAACATTCACATCCTGTTTACTAACTTTAACGGAATTGATGATCTGGAAGTACCTGGAGAGGTTATTGAAAATGCAGAGGAAGTCTCCGAAGAAGATTTGTTCGGCGGATTCTAA
- a CDS encoding NADP-dependent glyceraldehyde-3-phosphate dehydrogenase, protein MAIQQDNKTYSFLLNNEWRESESGKTIEIQSPDDKSVVGHVPSMTQAETDEAARASKAAQAEWADTPLDERVALLHRWADELEKMEDEIGDIIQREVGKGLSSAKAEVTRTAELIRYTAEQGLRVKGEYMTGDGFPGGGKNKKAMVQKVPHGVVLAISPFNYPVNLAAAKIAPALVTGNAVLFKPATQGAISGIKMIEALVKAGLPKGVLNVVTGRGSVIGDFIVTHPDVDMISFTGGTKTGKHIAKEASMIPVVLELGGKDPAIVLEDADLDKAAGEIVGGAFSYSGQRCTAIKRVLVMDSVADDLIGKLKEKIEGLKVGKASEGAGVVPMINDKSADYVEALIEDAKEKGAKVVTTGERQDNLLHPTLLDNVTENMRVAWEEQFGPVLPVIRIDSTYQAIDLERRNDYGLQASIFTKNMDDAFKIADKLEVGTVQLNGKTSRGPDHFPFLGVKNSGQGVQGIGRSIDSMLRDKVTVINL, encoded by the coding sequence ATTGAGATTCAATCTCCAGATGATAAAAGTGTGGTAGGGCATGTTCCTTCCATGACTCAGGCAGAAACAGATGAAGCCGCAAGAGCAAGTAAAGCGGCTCAGGCTGAGTGGGCTGACACTCCTCTTGACGAGCGTGTTGCTCTGCTTCATCGCTGGGCTGATGAACTTGAGAAAATGGAAGATGAAATTGGTGACATCATTCAGCGTGAAGTTGGAAAAGGCTTATCTTCAGCTAAAGCTGAAGTAACAAGAACAGCTGAATTAATCCGCTACACAGCTGAACAGGGCCTTCGTGTAAAAGGCGAATATATGACAGGGGACGGATTCCCCGGAGGCGGTAAGAACAAAAAAGCAATGGTCCAAAAAGTCCCGCATGGTGTCGTACTCGCTATTTCTCCTTTTAACTATCCGGTAAACCTGGCTGCGGCAAAAATTGCACCGGCTCTGGTAACAGGAAACGCCGTTCTCTTTAAACCGGCTACCCAGGGAGCAATCAGTGGTATTAAAATGATTGAAGCTCTTGTAAAAGCAGGTCTTCCAAAAGGCGTATTAAACGTTGTTACAGGACGTGGTTCTGTTATCGGTGATTTCATCGTGACGCACCCTGATGTGGATATGATCAGCTTCACAGGGGGTACAAAGACAGGTAAACACATTGCAAAAGAAGCTTCCATGATTCCTGTGGTTCTGGAGCTTGGCGGCAAGGACCCTGCGATTGTACTTGAGGATGCAGACCTTGATAAAGCAGCCGGTGAAATCGTTGGCGGAGCATTCAGCTACTCCGGCCAGCGTTGTACAGCGATCAAGCGTGTTCTTGTGATGGACAGTGTCGCTGATGATCTTATTGGGAAGCTGAAAGAAAAGATTGAAGGACTGAAGGTAGGAAAAGCATCTGAAGGTGCAGGTGTTGTACCAATGATCAACGATAAGTCAGCAGACTATGTAGAAGCCCTGATCGAAGATGCGAAGGAAAAAGGTGCCAAGGTGGTTACAACTGGTGAGCGTCAGGATAACCTCCTGCACCCTACACTTCTTGATAACGTTACTGAGAACATGCGTGTAGCATGGGAAGAGCAATTCGGACCTGTCCTTCCTGTCATTCGCATCGACAGCACATATCAAGCGATTGACCTGGAACGACGTAACGACTATGGTCTTCAGGCAAGTATCTTTACAAAGAACATGGACGATGCATTTAAGATTGCGGACAAACTGGAAGTAGGTACTGTTCAGTTGAATGGCAAAACATCCCGTGGTCCCGACCACTTCCCATTCCTGGGGGTAAAAAACTCCGGACAAGGTGTACAGGGAATTGGCCGCAGCATTGATTCTATGCTCCGTGACAAAGTTACAGTCATTAACCTCTAA